The following coding sequences are from one Saccopteryx bilineata isolate mSacBil1 chromosome 3, mSacBil1_pri_phased_curated, whole genome shotgun sequence window:
- the TMEM74 gene encoding transmembrane protein 74, with protein MELQYLARKGSQAAVCDAVDWSAGAPPADRAEAAATKGTFCCQRHWTSRPRAAEMEGSLVSPSSSPQDSVIQPDSFPPGPLNSRNNQIAERKVCDCCSHELETSFTYVDENVNLEQRDQSSPSAKGRNHLGDLGWGNPNEWSHEAAISLISDDEDDTSSEATSSGKSVDYGFISAILFLVTGILLVIISYIVPREVTVDPNSVAAREMERLEKESARLGAHLDRCVIAGLCLLTLGGVVLSCLLMMSMWKGELYHRNRFASSEEPAKLYGSFSFRRKTSSNENTLELSLVEEDALVGQG; from the coding sequence ATGGAGCTCCAGTACCTTGCTAGGAAGGgcagccaggcagctgtgtgcGATGCTGTGGACTGGAGTGCAGGAGCGCCTCCTGCCGACCGGGCGGAAGCAGCAGCCACCAAAGGTACTTTCTGCTGCCAGAGACACTGGACATCCAGACCAAGAGCAGCAGAGATGGAAGGGTCTCTGgtatccccctcctcctctccacaAGACAGTGTTATTCAGCCAGACTCCTTCCCACCAGGACCTCTCAACTCAAGGAACAACCAAATAGCAGAACGGAAAGTCTGCGATTGCTGCAGCCACGAACTAGAAACATCTTTTACCTATGTGGATGAGAATGTTAACTTGGAGCAGAGGGACCAGAGCTCCCCTTCAGCAAAAGGGAGGAATCACCTGGGAGACCTTGGTTGGGGAAATCCAAATGAATGGTCCCACGAGGCTGCCATCTCTTTGATATCTGACGATGAAGATGATACAAGTTCGGAAGCCACGTCTTCAGGGAAGTCAGTAGATTACGGTTTTATCAGCGCCATCTTATTCTTGGTCACTGGCATCTTGCTGGTGATCATCTCTTACATTGTCCCACGGGAAGTGACTGTGGACCCCAACAGCGTGGCGGCCCGGGAGATGGAACGCCTAGAGAAAGAGAGCGCAAGGCTGGGGGCGCATCTGGACCGGTGTGTGATTGCCGGACTCTGCCTGCTTACTCTCGGGGGGGTCGTCCTGTCCTGTTTGCTAATGATGTCTATGTGGAAGGGGGAGCTGTATCATCGCAATAGGTTTGCCTCTTCCGAAGAGCCAGCAAAACTCTATGGTTCTTTCAGCTTCAGGAGGAAAACCAGCAGTAATGAAAACACCCTGGAACTGTCCTTGGTAGAAGAAGATGCACTCGTTGGTCAGGGTTAA